From a single Dermacentor albipictus isolate Rhodes 1998 colony unplaced genomic scaffold, USDA_Dalb.pri_finalv2 scaffold_35, whole genome shotgun sequence genomic region:
- the LOC135897217 gene encoding sulfotransferase 1B1-like, protein MDDGSCRYVNGVWIHNLFQEEKIRSAMRYKPRRGDVILVTYPKCGTNWTQFIVWNILTRAESLTSPAEFNLMCPFIELTGAEAAENPLRRGGITTHLPLAAFKPVEWAKYIYVTRNPYDCAVSYYHFSKGLTPKTFTDVSFEKFISLFLTGKVIYGDYFDHLLPWYKRRYDKNVLLITYEQLKVDSRAEVLRIADFIGEEHGTALREDEALFHKIMSACSLENMKAFFTDKPMERVKNALQTASIELEKPQMTNTFPPKGVELHEGPGYLRKRIVGDWKNYFTSEQIQQMKDWITKKSHGSDVMSLWKNCDLP, encoded by the exons ATGGACGACGGGTCTTGCCGATATGTCAATGGCGTCTGGATCCACAACTTGTTTCAAGAAGAGAAAATTCGTTCAGCAATGCGATACAAACCTCGACGTGGTGACGTCATACTCGTAACTTACCCGAAGTGTGGCACCAACTGGACGCAGTTCATCGTTTGGAACATTCTGACCAGAGCGGAGAGCCTCACTAGCCCTGCCGAGTTCAACCTCATGTGTCCTTTCATCGAGCTGACCGGAGCTGAAGCGGCCGAGAACCCGTTGAGGCGAGGGGGTATCACCACTCACTTGCCCCTAGCAGCTTTCAAACCTGTGGAATGGGCGAAGTACATCTACGTCACTAGGAACCCATACGACTGCGCTGTCTCCTACTACCACTTCTCCAAGGGGCTCACACCCAAGACGTTCACTGATGTTTCTTTTGAGAAGTTTATTTCCCTCTTCCTAACCGGCAAG GTCATCTATGGTGACTACTTTGACCATCTCCTTCCATGGTACAAACGCCGATACGATAAGAACGTCCTCCTCATCACTTACGAGCAACTGAAAGTAGACTCCAGGGCAGAAGTTTTAAGAATCGCAGATTTTATAGGAGAAGAACATGGCACAGCACTGCGTGAAGACGAAGCTCTCTTCCACAAAATTATGAGTGCCTGCAGTCTTGAAAACATGAAGGCCTTTTTCACGGACAAGCCAATGGAGAGGGTGAAGAATGCGCTACAAACAGCTTCAATAGAGCTTGAAAAGCCTCAAATGACTAACACGTTTCCACCAAAAGGTGTTGAGCTGCATGAAGGACCTGGGTATCTTCGTAAACGAATTGTCGGTGACTGGAAGAACTATTTCACCTCGGAGCAGATTCAGCAGATGAAGGATTGGATCACGAAGAAGAGTCACGGAAGTGACGTCATGAGCCTCTGGAAAAACTGTGATTTGCCGTGA